Proteins encoded in a region of the Diabrotica virgifera virgifera chromosome 4, PGI_DIABVI_V3a genome:
- the LOC126883042 gene encoding uncharacterized protein LOC126883042 yields MVYKKRMKYPRENIQKAIEDINLKRLSIRQASKIYNVPKSTLLDTMKEKYKTPGNIGGPTVLSSSEEDLIIKWIIEMGNVGFPVTRSQLVDSVSKLIQNLKRKTPFKNYIPGKKWYNGFLARHPEISKRVPQSLSSCRAAVTEQNIRNWFTQVRDYMTKMNFLHILENPKRIFNCDESGFYLSPQEKQVLVRKGAKKVYSRIANDEKECLTVLLTVGADGSVPPPLVLYPYKRYVSAAIITNMPNQWGVGHSESGWMTSETFYEYVTNVFFPWLEKNSVPLPVILFLDGHSSHINLPITEFCKEKGIILTAFYPNATHRLQPLDVGVFYPIKNNWRKDVRSWRMENNGRKLQRAEFAKLLDKTLKATVCTSIIKSAFESCGLFPFNENRIDYSKLIKPIEQKDSDDKITESTSTTTVNVYDSKLLREVEIRLKPEVVNRFRIAESAAQLEEKYVALYDFWKSLHPQNVDHDKTLENNLPINAANETIVDIHFDENFWFCNNDTIEATVKADGALVLIPSQNSNSSSPKPGPSASKNNDCENIDYYLAVSSPQEKTPPKNKIVNTTPCNSPLKDDSIGIVYSDQKRQVQNQEKTPLKQITTTSENNSKYPTPFKKALFWPESSAKKKNNSTEDTKERKKPKIYPTVAISDEFMEHQRRLKKEKEEKENEKCERIRKRKAKTEIQQAKKKKCPPKHTPGIDTGNNNTENINKKNIEIYSKDDFVLVQYDSEYFPGVVLERSNDTLRVKSMTMNGKYWKWPDRDDILNYDFDDVVCKIARPSLINKRGAYEVPEIENLKK; encoded by the coding sequence ATGGTATACAAAAAGCGGATGAAGTATCCCCGAGAGAATATCCAAAAAGCTATAGAAGATATTAATTTGAAACGTTTAAGTATTCGACAAGCCTCCAAAATATACAATGTGCCTAAAAGTACTTTGTTAGATACTATGAAAGAAAAGTACAAAACTCCGGGCAATATTGGAGGGCCAACAGTTTTGTCCAGTTCCGAAGAAGACTTGATTATAAAATGGATAATCGAAATGGGTAACGTGGGATTCCCGGTAACAAGATCTCAACTTGTTGATTCTGTTTCAAAACTAATTCAAAATTTGAAACGaaaaaccccatttaaaaattacatacctgGTAAAAAATGGTACAATGGTTTTCTCGCTCGTCATCCAGAAATTTCAAAACGTGTTCCACAATCACTATCTTCTTGTAGAGCCGCAGTTACGGAACAAAATATAAGAAATTGGTTTACCCAAGTTCGGGATTATAtgacaaaaatgaattttttacaCATTCTTGAAAACCCCAAGAGAATATTCAATTGTGATGAAAGTGGTTTCTATTTATCCCCTCAAGAAAAACAAGTGTTGGTTAGAAAAGGTGCAAAAAAGGTATACAGTCGCATAGCTAATGACGAAAAAGAATGTCTTACAGTTTTGCTAACTGTTGGAGCTGATGGTTCTGTACCTCCGCCATTAGTTTTGTATCCCTACAAACGGTATGTGTCAGCTGCAATAATAACGAACATGCCAAACCAGTGGGGAGTTGGGCACTCTGAATCTGGTTGGATGACAAGTGAGACATTTTATGAATACGTTACAAATGTATTTTTTCCCTGGTTGGAAAAGAACAGTGTTCCACTCCCAGTGATATTGTTTCTGGATGGACACTCTTCCCACATCAATCTGCCTATTACTGAATTCTGCAAAGAAAAAGGTATTATTTTAACAGCATTTTACCCCAACGCAACTCACCGATTACAGCCGTTAGATGTTGGTGTTTTTTATCCCATTAAAAATAACTGGCGAAAAGATGTTCGATCTTGGCGTATGGAGAATAACGGAAGAAAACTTCAACGGGCTGAGTTTGCAAAACTCTTAGACAAAACTTTGAAGGCTACAGTCTGTACATCGATAATAAAAAGTGCATTTGAATCATGTGGACTCTTTCCGTTTAACGAAAATCGCATTGATTATTCAAAATTAATAAAACCAATAGAACAAAAAGATTCTGATGATAAAATAACTGAATCAACATCCACTACAACTGTTAATGTTTATGATTCTAAACTACTTCGAGAGGTAGAGATACGTTTAAAGCCAGAGGTTGTTAACCGTTTTAGGATTGCTGAATCAGCGGCCCAACTAGAAGAAAAATATGTAGCATTGTATGATTTCTGGAAGAGTCTTCATCCACAAAATGTCGATCATGATAAAACTTTGGAAAACAATTTGCCAATTAATGCTGCTAACGAGACCATTGTTGACATacacttcgatgaaaacttttGGTTTTGCAATAATGATACAATTGAAGCTACAGTCAAAGCAGATGGAGCATTGGTCTTAATTCCTTCACAGAATAGCAATTCTAGTTCGCCAAAACCTGGTCCATCAGCATCCAAGAACAATGATTGTGAGAATATAGACTATTATTTAGCAGTAAGTTCACCCCAAGAAAAAACACCACCTAAGAACAAAATAGTAAACACAACTCCTTGTAATAGCCCATTAAAAGATGATTCAATAGGTATAGTTTATTCTGATCAAAAAAGACAAGTACAAAATCAAGAAAAAACCCCACTTAAGCAAATTACAACAACATCAGAGAATAATAGTAAATATCCAACACCTTTCAAAAAAGCACTATTTTGGCCGGAAAGTTCtgcaaagaaaaaaaataatagcaCAGAAGACACCAAGGAAAGGAAAAAACCAAAGATTTATCCTACAGTAGCTATAAGTGATGAATTTATGGAACATCAACGAAGActcaaaaaagaaaaagaggaaaaagaaaatgagaaatGTGAACGAATCCGAAAGAGGAAAGCAAAAACAGAGAttcaacaagcaaaaaagaaaaaGTGTCCTCCAAAACACACACCAGGCATAGATACTGGTAATAATAATAcggaaaacataaataaaaagaatatagaaatatattcAAAGGACGATTTTGTGTTGGTTCAGTACGACAGTGAATATTTCCCTGGTGTAGTTCTGGAACGAAGCAATGATACTTTGAGAGTTAAAAGTATGACTATGAATGGAAAGTACTGGAAATGGCCAGATAGAGATGacattttaaattatgactttgaTGATGTAGTTTGTAAGATTGCGAGACCTTCACTCATAAATAAACGCGGCGCCTATGAAGTTCCAGAAAttgaaaacctaaaaaaatga